From the Cucurbita pepo subsp. pepo cultivar mu-cu-16 chromosome LG05, ASM280686v2, whole genome shotgun sequence genome, one window contains:
- the LOC111795330 gene encoding alanine--tRNA ligase, chloroplastic/mitochondrial isoform X2, which produces MAETLLLHFNVQACMATNLPPSCDPDGKLRALPLSGYYRLYYKEFCPFSVHHGLSQTFSSKRSSGHTTQNKKYITSVKPVNEELVEDKSKDLQVSGDSIRRRFLQFYASRGHKVLPSASLVPEDPTVLLTIAGMLQFKPIFLGKVPRLVPCAATAQRCIRTNDVENVGRTARHHTFFEMLGNFSFGDYFKKEAIKWAWELTTIEFGLPANRLWISIYEEDDEAFAIWHDEVGVPVERIKRMGEDDNFWTSGITGPCGPCSEIYYDFQPEKGHSDVDLGDDTRFMEFYNLVFMQYNKKDDGSLEPLKQKNIDTGLGLERMARILQKVPNNYETDLIYPIIQKASELAHVTYDTADNQSKTSLKIIGDHMRAIVYLISDGVVPSNIGRGYIVRRLIRRVVRTGRLLGIKGDGKGNTDGAFTPHIAEKVIALSSHIDEDVKGRTGRILEELKREELRFVQTLERGEKLLEEMLADALASAKEDGRFPCLAGKDAFLLYDTYGFPVEITTEVAQERGVVVDMKGFDIEMDNQRRQSQAAHNAVKLEVGEGADIMENISDTEFLGYDMLSAKAIVESLIVNGKSVLQVSEGHDVEVLLNRTPFYAESGGQIGDHGFIYISEGENRGNVVMEVKDVQKSAGSIFVHKGTIKQGVLEVGREVKAEVDAKLRQGAKVHHTATHLLQSALRRIIGQETSQAGSLVAFDRLRFDFNYHRPLADTEILQIEELINGWIGDAVLLQTKVMPLAEAKSAGAIAMFGEKYGEEVRVVEVPGVSMELCGGTHVFNTSEIRGFKVISEQGIASGVRRIEAVAGDAFIEYVNARDYHMKRLCTMLKVKAEDVTTRVENLVEDLRLARNEISNLREKTAVFKASSLANKAFVVGTSKEIRVLVEYMDDTDADSLKGAAEFLMDNLQDPAAIVLGSCPGEGKVSLVAAFTPTVVDLGVQARNFIGPIAKLCGGGGGGRPNFAQAGGRKPENLLNALENARTELVRILSEKAS; this is translated from the exons ATGGCCGAAACTCTCTTACTCCACTTCAACGTTCAAGCTTGTATGGCAACAAACCTGCCTCCCTCGTGCGACCCAGACGGAAAGTTACGTGCTCTTCCG CTTTCGGGATATTACAGGCTATATTACAAGGAATTCTGCCCCTTTTCCGTCCACCATGGATTGTCACAGACATTTTCTTCCAAACGTAGCTCGGGGCACACAACTCAAAACAAGAAGTATATCA CATCTGTGAAACCAGTGAATGAGGAATTAGTAGAGGATAAGTCCAAGGATCTCCAAGTGTCTGGGGATTCTATTCGTCGtcggtttcttcaattttacgCTTCCCGTGGACACAAAGTTCTTCCCAGTGCTTCTTTGGTCCCAGAAGACCCCACGGTTTTGTTGACAATTGCAGGAATGCTTCAATTCAAGCCTATATTCCTTGGAAAG gtaCCTAGACTGGTGCCTTGTGCTGCAACTGCACAAAGGTGCATACGTACAAACGATGTAGAGAATGTAGGTCGAACAGCTCGGCATCATACGTTCTTTGAGATGCTTGGAAACTTCAGTTTTGGTGATTACTTCAAGAAAGAAGCGATTAAGTGGGCATGGGAACTGACAACCATCGA ATTTGGGTTGCCAGCCAACAGACTATGGATTAGTATATacgaagaagacgacgaaGCTTTTGCAATATGGCATGACGAG GTTGGTGTTCCTGTTGAACGTATAAAGAGGATGGGTGAGGATGACAACTTTTGGACGAGTGGTATCACAGGTCCATGTGGTCCGTGCTCCGAGATTTATTATGATTTCCAGCCTGAAAAGGGGCATTCTGATGTT GATTTGGGGGATGATACAAGGTTTATGGAGTTCTACAACTTAGTTTTCATGCAATACAACAAAAAGGATGATGGCTCCCTCGAACCATTGAAACAGAAGAATATAGATACAGGGCTCGGTTTAGAGCGCATGGCTCGTATTCTCCAGAAA GTTCCGAACAATTATGAGACGGATTTGATCTACCCCATTATACAGAAGGCCTCAGAATTAGCTCATGTGACATATGACACTGCTGATAATCAATCAAAAACAAGCCTTAAA ATCATTGGGGATCATATGCGTGCAATTGTATACCTGATATCTGATGGAGTCGTCCCATCCAACATTGGGAGAGGATATATTGTTCGTAGGCTTATCCGAAGAGTTGTTCGTACTGGTAGGCTGCTTGGAATAAAGGGGGACGGAAAAGGCAATACTGATGGGGCATTTACACCACATATTGCAGAAAAGGTCATTGCATTAAGCTCCCATATCGACGAGGACGTGAAGGGTAGGACAGGCCGCATTCTCGAGGAGCTGAAAAGGGAAGAACTTAGGTTCGTACAGACACTAGAGAGAGGGGAAAAACTGCTTGAAGAGATGCTAGCTGATGCATTGGCAAGTGCTAAAGAAGATGGAAGATTTCCTTGCTTGGCTGGTAAAGATGCATTTCTGTTGTACGACACGTACGGGTTCCCGGTGGAGATTACGACAGAGGTTGCTCAAGAGCGTGGTGTAGTAGTTGATATGAAGGGCTTTGATATCGAAATGGACAATCAGAGACGACAATCTCAAGCTGCACATAATGCTGTCAAGCTGGAAGTTGGAGAAGGTGCAGATATCATGGAAAACATCTCTGACACAGAGTTTCTAGGATATGATATGCTCTCTGCTAAagccattgtagagagtcttATTGTGAATGGTAAATCTGTATTACAGGTCTCGGAAGGACACGATGTCGAAGTTTTGTTGAATAGAACGCCGTTCTATGCGGAATCTGGTGGTCAGATTGGAGACCATGGTTTCATCTATATTTCAGAAGgtgaaaacagaggaaatgtAGTAATGGAGGTAAAAGATGTACAAAAATCTGCAGGGAGCATATTTGTTCATAAGGGTACCATCAAACAGGGAGTTCTAGAGGTTGGAAGAGAAGTGAAAGCAGAAGTAGATGCAAAATTGAGGCAGGGAGCCAAG GTTCATCACACTGCCACACATTTGCTACAATCTGCGCTTCGAAGGATTATAGGCCAAGAAACGTCACAAGCTGGTTCCTTGGTTGCCTTCGATCGGCTCAGATTTGATTTCAACTACCACCGACCTCTGGCCGACACCGAGATCTTACAAATTGAAGAGTTAATCAATGGTTGGATTGGAGATGCAGTGCTTCTTCAAACTAAAGTTATGCCTCTTGCAGAAGCCAAAAGCGCAGGGGCTATTGCTATGTTTGGAGAGAAGTATGGAGAAGAG GTACGTGTCGTTGAGGTTCCTGGCGTGTCGATGGAGCTCTGTGGTGGGACTCATGTATTCAACACTTCAGAAATACGAGGTTTTAAAGTCATCTCGGAGCAGGGCATTGCGTCGGGCGTTAGGCGAATAGAGGCCGTGGCTGGTGATGCTTTCATCGAGTACGTTAATGCTAGAGACTACCATATGAAGCGGTTGTGCACCATGCTCAAA GTAAAAGCTGAAGATGTTACAACCCGAGTAGAAAACCTCGTCGAGGACTTGCGGTTGGCGAGAAATGAAATCTCTAATTTGCGTGAAAAAACTGCGGTTTTTAAAGCATCAAGCCTTGCTAATAAGGCATTTGTGGTTGGAACTTCAAAAGAGATCAG GGTACTAGTCGAGTATATGGACGATACCGATGCCGATTCACTAAAAGGTGCAGCCGAGTTCCTGATGGACAATCTTCAAGATCCCGCAGCTATCGTACTAGGCTCCTGTCCAGGCGAAGGAAAAGTGAGTTTAGTAGCAGCATTTACGCCAACTGTTGTTGATCTGGGAGTGCAGGCAAGGAATTTCATAGGACCTATAGCTAAGTTGTGTGGTGGAGGAGGGGGTGGGAGGCCCAATTTTGCTCAGGCAGGTGGAAGAAAACCTGAGAACTTGTTGAACGCACTCGAAAACGCTCGAACAGAGCTTGTTCGAATCTTATCTGAGAAGGCAAGCTAG
- the LOC111794337 gene encoding PTI1-like tyrosine-protein kinase 2, with product MLSLIKPKTRKRRTIIVGLNSDNGSRDILLWLLTTLVNPGDYVLAIHVQEPNDSFNPNTFHIHEDICKSKQVDLQVKVSETAPYISNLTRQVRESYASILVLGCSLSRPDYSVFSTCLKGLPPTCTLMVMDNLGKILFQNQGTSQQGSERAVLRSSHSGYQQTNIRDLQKSSTLPSSLQENERQKISKKAQPFLNFAPHELLPSSKSQQYSTRIKRQFTSEQLNYATNNLDPAMVIGEGGHSKVYRANLEDGQAAAVKVLSSDSQSDDVVQEVEILSKIKHENIVQFIGFCSDKNMQAIVYNLLKGSLNQYLRKLEWKERVGIAIGVAKALNHLHHSCNPPIIHRDVKSSNILLFGNFQPQLADFGEATQLKQSQNEQSNTKPCKIVGTFGYLAPEYIMYGKIDEKIDIYSYGVVLLELITGKEAIQTNQNSHGSLVLWARPLLSCGQGNQLIDPNLKNYNKEEMEAMLMAARLCLLDSSSRRPTMKKILRLFEEQGYLFKMQKVQR from the exons ATGTTGTCACTCATCAAGCCAAAGACTCGGAAGAGGAGGACGATCATCGTCGGTCTAAATTCTGACAATGGAAGCAGAGATATCCTCCTTTGGTTGCTTACGACACTCGTCAATCCGGGAGATTACGTTCTGGCTATTCATGTTCAAGAGCCAAATGATAGTTTCAATCCAAATACTTTCCACATCCATGAAGATATTTGCAAATCCAAGCAG GTCGATTTACAGGTTAAGGTAAGTGAAACCGCTCCTTATATTTCGAACTTAACCCGTCAAGTACGAGAAAGCTACGCCAGTATTTTGGTACTTGGATGTAGCCTTTCAAG ACCTGATTATTCAGTTTTCAGTACCTGCCTAAAAGGCTTGCCTCCTACTTGCACTCTTATGGTGATGGACAATCTAGGCAAAATTCTATTTCAAAACCAAGGAACTTCGCAACAAGGCTCCGAAAGAGCGGTTTTACGATCTTCACATTCAGGATATCAACAAACTAATATCCGCGACCTACAGAAGAGTTCGACGCTACCCTCTTCTctacaagaaaatgaaagacaGAAAATCTCCAAGAAAGCACAGCCATTTCTCAACTTTGCACCTCATGAACTGTTACCCAGTTCTAAATCACAGCAATATTCAACAAGAATCAAAAGGCAGTTTACATCAGAACAGCTCAACTATGCAACCAACAATTTAGATCCTGCAATGGTGATTGGTGAAGGTGGGCATAGCAAGGTGTATAGAGCTAACCTCGAAGACGGACAAGCAGCAGCAGTGAAAGTTCTAAGCTCGGATTCTCAATCTGACGACGTTGTTCAGGAAGTTGAAATCTTATCTAAGATAAAACATGAGAACATAGTtcagtttattggattttgtAGTGATAAAAACATGCAGGCAATTGTGTACAATTTGCTTAAAGGAAGCCTAAATCAATATCTAAGAAAACTGGAGTGGAAGGAGAGAGTGGGGATTGCAATTGGAGTAGCAAAAGCATTGaatcatcttcatcattctTGCAACCCTCCAATCATCCACAGAGATGTAAAATCTTCAAACATCCTCCTCTTTGGTAACTTCCAACCCCAA TTAGCAGATTTTGGGGAAGCAACACAGCTCAAACAGTCTCAAAACGAACAATCCAACACAAAGCCATGCAAGAtcgttggaacatttggataCTTAGCTCCAGAGTACATCATGTATGGAAAAATCGACGAGAAAATAGATATCTACTCCTATGGAGTTGTTCTTCTAGAACTCATCACAGGCAAAGAAGCGATTCAAACAAATCAGAACAGCCATGGAAGCTTGGTACTCTGG GCAAGACCTCTACTCAGTTGCGGCCAAGGAAATCAACTAATTGACCCGAATTTGAAGAACTACAACAAGGAAGAAATGGAGGCAATGTTGATGGCGGCACGCCTCTGCCTGCTGGATTCTTCTTCGAGAAGGCCAACgatgaaaaag ATATTGAGGCTGTTTGAAGAACAAGGGTACCTGTTTAAGATGCAGAAGGTACAGAGATGA
- the LOC111795330 gene encoding alanine--tRNA ligase, chloroplastic/mitochondrial isoform X3, with translation MDCHRHFLPNVARGTQLKTRTSVKPVNEELVEDKSKDLQVSGDSIRRRFLQFYASRGHKVLPSASLVPEDPTVLLTIAGMLQFKPIFLGKVPRLVPCAATAQRCIRTNDVENVGRTARHHTFFEMLGNFSFGDYFKKEAIKWAWELTTIEFGLPANRLWISIYEEDDEAFAIWHDEVGVPVERIKRMGEDDNFWTSGITGPCGPCSEIYYDFQPEKGHSDVDLGDDTRFMEFYNLVFMQYNKKDDGSLEPLKQKNIDTGLGLERMARILQKVPNNYETDLIYPIIQKASELAHVTYDTADNQSKTSLKIIGDHMRAIVYLISDGVVPSNIGRGYIVRRLIRRVVRTGRLLGIKGDGKGNTDGAFTPHIAEKVIALSSHIDEDVKGRTGRILEELKREELRFVQTLERGEKLLEEMLADALASAKEDGRFPCLAGKDAFLLYDTYGFPVEITTEVAQERGVVVDMKGFDIEMDNQRRQSQAAHNAVKLEVGEGADIMENISDTEFLGYDMLSAKAIVESLIVNGKSVLQVSEGHDVEVLLNRTPFYAESGGQIGDHGFIYISEGENRGNVVMEVKDVQKSAGSIFVHKGTIKQGVLEVGREVKAEVDAKLRQGAKVHHTATHLLQSALRRIIGQETSQAGSLVAFDRLRFDFNYHRPLADTEILQIEELINGWIGDAVLLQTKVMPLAEAKSAGAIAMFGEKYGEEVRVVEVPGVSMELCGGTHVFNTSEIRGFKVISEQGIASGVRRIEAVAGDAFIEYVNARDYHMKRLCTMLKVKAEDVTTRVENLVEDLRLARNEISNLREKTAVFKASSLANKAFVVGTSKEIRVLVEYMDDTDADSLKGAAEFLMDNLQDPAAIVLGSCPGEGKVSLVAAFTPTVVDLGVQARNFIGPIAKLCGGGGGGRPNFAQAGGRKPENLLNALENARTELVRILSEKAS, from the exons ATGGATTGTCACAGACATTTTCTTCCAAACGTAGCTCGGGGCACACAACTCAAAACAAGAA CATCTGTGAAACCAGTGAATGAGGAATTAGTAGAGGATAAGTCCAAGGATCTCCAAGTGTCTGGGGATTCTATTCGTCGtcggtttcttcaattttacgCTTCCCGTGGACACAAAGTTCTTCCCAGTGCTTCTTTGGTCCCAGAAGACCCCACGGTTTTGTTGACAATTGCAGGAATGCTTCAATTCAAGCCTATATTCCTTGGAAAG gtaCCTAGACTGGTGCCTTGTGCTGCAACTGCACAAAGGTGCATACGTACAAACGATGTAGAGAATGTAGGTCGAACAGCTCGGCATCATACGTTCTTTGAGATGCTTGGAAACTTCAGTTTTGGTGATTACTTCAAGAAAGAAGCGATTAAGTGGGCATGGGAACTGACAACCATCGA ATTTGGGTTGCCAGCCAACAGACTATGGATTAGTATATacgaagaagacgacgaaGCTTTTGCAATATGGCATGACGAG GTTGGTGTTCCTGTTGAACGTATAAAGAGGATGGGTGAGGATGACAACTTTTGGACGAGTGGTATCACAGGTCCATGTGGTCCGTGCTCCGAGATTTATTATGATTTCCAGCCTGAAAAGGGGCATTCTGATGTT GATTTGGGGGATGATACAAGGTTTATGGAGTTCTACAACTTAGTTTTCATGCAATACAACAAAAAGGATGATGGCTCCCTCGAACCATTGAAACAGAAGAATATAGATACAGGGCTCGGTTTAGAGCGCATGGCTCGTATTCTCCAGAAA GTTCCGAACAATTATGAGACGGATTTGATCTACCCCATTATACAGAAGGCCTCAGAATTAGCTCATGTGACATATGACACTGCTGATAATCAATCAAAAACAAGCCTTAAA ATCATTGGGGATCATATGCGTGCAATTGTATACCTGATATCTGATGGAGTCGTCCCATCCAACATTGGGAGAGGATATATTGTTCGTAGGCTTATCCGAAGAGTTGTTCGTACTGGTAGGCTGCTTGGAATAAAGGGGGACGGAAAAGGCAATACTGATGGGGCATTTACACCACATATTGCAGAAAAGGTCATTGCATTAAGCTCCCATATCGACGAGGACGTGAAGGGTAGGACAGGCCGCATTCTCGAGGAGCTGAAAAGGGAAGAACTTAGGTTCGTACAGACACTAGAGAGAGGGGAAAAACTGCTTGAAGAGATGCTAGCTGATGCATTGGCAAGTGCTAAAGAAGATGGAAGATTTCCTTGCTTGGCTGGTAAAGATGCATTTCTGTTGTACGACACGTACGGGTTCCCGGTGGAGATTACGACAGAGGTTGCTCAAGAGCGTGGTGTAGTAGTTGATATGAAGGGCTTTGATATCGAAATGGACAATCAGAGACGACAATCTCAAGCTGCACATAATGCTGTCAAGCTGGAAGTTGGAGAAGGTGCAGATATCATGGAAAACATCTCTGACACAGAGTTTCTAGGATATGATATGCTCTCTGCTAAagccattgtagagagtcttATTGTGAATGGTAAATCTGTATTACAGGTCTCGGAAGGACACGATGTCGAAGTTTTGTTGAATAGAACGCCGTTCTATGCGGAATCTGGTGGTCAGATTGGAGACCATGGTTTCATCTATATTTCAGAAGgtgaaaacagaggaaatgtAGTAATGGAGGTAAAAGATGTACAAAAATCTGCAGGGAGCATATTTGTTCATAAGGGTACCATCAAACAGGGAGTTCTAGAGGTTGGAAGAGAAGTGAAAGCAGAAGTAGATGCAAAATTGAGGCAGGGAGCCAAG GTTCATCACACTGCCACACATTTGCTACAATCTGCGCTTCGAAGGATTATAGGCCAAGAAACGTCACAAGCTGGTTCCTTGGTTGCCTTCGATCGGCTCAGATTTGATTTCAACTACCACCGACCTCTGGCCGACACCGAGATCTTACAAATTGAAGAGTTAATCAATGGTTGGATTGGAGATGCAGTGCTTCTTCAAACTAAAGTTATGCCTCTTGCAGAAGCCAAAAGCGCAGGGGCTATTGCTATGTTTGGAGAGAAGTATGGAGAAGAG GTACGTGTCGTTGAGGTTCCTGGCGTGTCGATGGAGCTCTGTGGTGGGACTCATGTATTCAACACTTCAGAAATACGAGGTTTTAAAGTCATCTCGGAGCAGGGCATTGCGTCGGGCGTTAGGCGAATAGAGGCCGTGGCTGGTGATGCTTTCATCGAGTACGTTAATGCTAGAGACTACCATATGAAGCGGTTGTGCACCATGCTCAAA GTAAAAGCTGAAGATGTTACAACCCGAGTAGAAAACCTCGTCGAGGACTTGCGGTTGGCGAGAAATGAAATCTCTAATTTGCGTGAAAAAACTGCGGTTTTTAAAGCATCAAGCCTTGCTAATAAGGCATTTGTGGTTGGAACTTCAAAAGAGATCAG GGTACTAGTCGAGTATATGGACGATACCGATGCCGATTCACTAAAAGGTGCAGCCGAGTTCCTGATGGACAATCTTCAAGATCCCGCAGCTATCGTACTAGGCTCCTGTCCAGGCGAAGGAAAAGTGAGTTTAGTAGCAGCATTTACGCCAACTGTTGTTGATCTGGGAGTGCAGGCAAGGAATTTCATAGGACCTATAGCTAAGTTGTGTGGTGGAGGAGGGGGTGGGAGGCCCAATTTTGCTCAGGCAGGTGGAAGAAAACCTGAGAACTTGTTGAACGCACTCGAAAACGCTCGAACAGAGCTTGTTCGAATCTTATCTGAGAAGGCAAGCTAG
- the LOC111795330 gene encoding alanine--tRNA ligase, chloroplastic/mitochondrial isoform X1, with translation MEFTLKLPNHPPRSYGRNSLTPLQRSSLYGNKPASLVRPRRKVTCSSGYITRNSAPFPSTMDCHRHFLPNVARGTQLKTRTSVKPVNEELVEDKSKDLQVSGDSIRRRFLQFYASRGHKVLPSASLVPEDPTVLLTIAGMLQFKPIFLGKVPRLVPCAATAQRCIRTNDVENVGRTARHHTFFEMLGNFSFGDYFKKEAIKWAWELTTIEFGLPANRLWISIYEEDDEAFAIWHDEVGVPVERIKRMGEDDNFWTSGITGPCGPCSEIYYDFQPEKGHSDVDLGDDTRFMEFYNLVFMQYNKKDDGSLEPLKQKNIDTGLGLERMARILQKVPNNYETDLIYPIIQKASELAHVTYDTADNQSKTSLKIIGDHMRAIVYLISDGVVPSNIGRGYIVRRLIRRVVRTGRLLGIKGDGKGNTDGAFTPHIAEKVIALSSHIDEDVKGRTGRILEELKREELRFVQTLERGEKLLEEMLADALASAKEDGRFPCLAGKDAFLLYDTYGFPVEITTEVAQERGVVVDMKGFDIEMDNQRRQSQAAHNAVKLEVGEGADIMENISDTEFLGYDMLSAKAIVESLIVNGKSVLQVSEGHDVEVLLNRTPFYAESGGQIGDHGFIYISEGENRGNVVMEVKDVQKSAGSIFVHKGTIKQGVLEVGREVKAEVDAKLRQGAKVHHTATHLLQSALRRIIGQETSQAGSLVAFDRLRFDFNYHRPLADTEILQIEELINGWIGDAVLLQTKVMPLAEAKSAGAIAMFGEKYGEEVRVVEVPGVSMELCGGTHVFNTSEIRGFKVISEQGIASGVRRIEAVAGDAFIEYVNARDYHMKRLCTMLKVKAEDVTTRVENLVEDLRLARNEISNLREKTAVFKASSLANKAFVVGTSKEIRVLVEYMDDTDADSLKGAAEFLMDNLQDPAAIVLGSCPGEGKVSLVAAFTPTVVDLGVQARNFIGPIAKLCGGGGGGRPNFAQAGGRKPENLLNALENARTELVRILSEKAS, from the exons ATGGAGTTCACCTTGAAGCTCCCAAATCATCCGCCTCGTAGTTATGGCCGAAACTCTCTTACTCCACTTCAACGTTCAAGCTTGTATGGCAACAAACCTGCCTCCCTCGTGCGACCCAGACGGAAAGTTACGTGCTCTTCCG GCTATATTACAAGGAATTCTGCCCCTTTTCCGTCCACCATGGATTGTCACAGACATTTTCTTCCAAACGTAGCTCGGGGCACACAACTCAAAACAAGAA CATCTGTGAAACCAGTGAATGAGGAATTAGTAGAGGATAAGTCCAAGGATCTCCAAGTGTCTGGGGATTCTATTCGTCGtcggtttcttcaattttacgCTTCCCGTGGACACAAAGTTCTTCCCAGTGCTTCTTTGGTCCCAGAAGACCCCACGGTTTTGTTGACAATTGCAGGAATGCTTCAATTCAAGCCTATATTCCTTGGAAAG gtaCCTAGACTGGTGCCTTGTGCTGCAACTGCACAAAGGTGCATACGTACAAACGATGTAGAGAATGTAGGTCGAACAGCTCGGCATCATACGTTCTTTGAGATGCTTGGAAACTTCAGTTTTGGTGATTACTTCAAGAAAGAAGCGATTAAGTGGGCATGGGAACTGACAACCATCGA ATTTGGGTTGCCAGCCAACAGACTATGGATTAGTATATacgaagaagacgacgaaGCTTTTGCAATATGGCATGACGAG GTTGGTGTTCCTGTTGAACGTATAAAGAGGATGGGTGAGGATGACAACTTTTGGACGAGTGGTATCACAGGTCCATGTGGTCCGTGCTCCGAGATTTATTATGATTTCCAGCCTGAAAAGGGGCATTCTGATGTT GATTTGGGGGATGATACAAGGTTTATGGAGTTCTACAACTTAGTTTTCATGCAATACAACAAAAAGGATGATGGCTCCCTCGAACCATTGAAACAGAAGAATATAGATACAGGGCTCGGTTTAGAGCGCATGGCTCGTATTCTCCAGAAA GTTCCGAACAATTATGAGACGGATTTGATCTACCCCATTATACAGAAGGCCTCAGAATTAGCTCATGTGACATATGACACTGCTGATAATCAATCAAAAACAAGCCTTAAA ATCATTGGGGATCATATGCGTGCAATTGTATACCTGATATCTGATGGAGTCGTCCCATCCAACATTGGGAGAGGATATATTGTTCGTAGGCTTATCCGAAGAGTTGTTCGTACTGGTAGGCTGCTTGGAATAAAGGGGGACGGAAAAGGCAATACTGATGGGGCATTTACACCACATATTGCAGAAAAGGTCATTGCATTAAGCTCCCATATCGACGAGGACGTGAAGGGTAGGACAGGCCGCATTCTCGAGGAGCTGAAAAGGGAAGAACTTAGGTTCGTACAGACACTAGAGAGAGGGGAAAAACTGCTTGAAGAGATGCTAGCTGATGCATTGGCAAGTGCTAAAGAAGATGGAAGATTTCCTTGCTTGGCTGGTAAAGATGCATTTCTGTTGTACGACACGTACGGGTTCCCGGTGGAGATTACGACAGAGGTTGCTCAAGAGCGTGGTGTAGTAGTTGATATGAAGGGCTTTGATATCGAAATGGACAATCAGAGACGACAATCTCAAGCTGCACATAATGCTGTCAAGCTGGAAGTTGGAGAAGGTGCAGATATCATGGAAAACATCTCTGACACAGAGTTTCTAGGATATGATATGCTCTCTGCTAAagccattgtagagagtcttATTGTGAATGGTAAATCTGTATTACAGGTCTCGGAAGGACACGATGTCGAAGTTTTGTTGAATAGAACGCCGTTCTATGCGGAATCTGGTGGTCAGATTGGAGACCATGGTTTCATCTATATTTCAGAAGgtgaaaacagaggaaatgtAGTAATGGAGGTAAAAGATGTACAAAAATCTGCAGGGAGCATATTTGTTCATAAGGGTACCATCAAACAGGGAGTTCTAGAGGTTGGAAGAGAAGTGAAAGCAGAAGTAGATGCAAAATTGAGGCAGGGAGCCAAG GTTCATCACACTGCCACACATTTGCTACAATCTGCGCTTCGAAGGATTATAGGCCAAGAAACGTCACAAGCTGGTTCCTTGGTTGCCTTCGATCGGCTCAGATTTGATTTCAACTACCACCGACCTCTGGCCGACACCGAGATCTTACAAATTGAAGAGTTAATCAATGGTTGGATTGGAGATGCAGTGCTTCTTCAAACTAAAGTTATGCCTCTTGCAGAAGCCAAAAGCGCAGGGGCTATTGCTATGTTTGGAGAGAAGTATGGAGAAGAG GTACGTGTCGTTGAGGTTCCTGGCGTGTCGATGGAGCTCTGTGGTGGGACTCATGTATTCAACACTTCAGAAATACGAGGTTTTAAAGTCATCTCGGAGCAGGGCATTGCGTCGGGCGTTAGGCGAATAGAGGCCGTGGCTGGTGATGCTTTCATCGAGTACGTTAATGCTAGAGACTACCATATGAAGCGGTTGTGCACCATGCTCAAA GTAAAAGCTGAAGATGTTACAACCCGAGTAGAAAACCTCGTCGAGGACTTGCGGTTGGCGAGAAATGAAATCTCTAATTTGCGTGAAAAAACTGCGGTTTTTAAAGCATCAAGCCTTGCTAATAAGGCATTTGTGGTTGGAACTTCAAAAGAGATCAG GGTACTAGTCGAGTATATGGACGATACCGATGCCGATTCACTAAAAGGTGCAGCCGAGTTCCTGATGGACAATCTTCAAGATCCCGCAGCTATCGTACTAGGCTCCTGTCCAGGCGAAGGAAAAGTGAGTTTAGTAGCAGCATTTACGCCAACTGTTGTTGATCTGGGAGTGCAGGCAAGGAATTTCATAGGACCTATAGCTAAGTTGTGTGGTGGAGGAGGGGGTGGGAGGCCCAATTTTGCTCAGGCAGGTGGAAGAAAACCTGAGAACTTGTTGAACGCACTCGAAAACGCTCGAACAGAGCTTGTTCGAATCTTATCTGAGAAGGCAAGCTAG